Proteins encoded by one window of Chryseobacterium foetidum:
- a CDS encoding deoxycytidylate deaminase, which translates to MKMYSKFDKAYLKMAQEWAKLSYCKRKQVGAIIVKDRMIISDGYNGTPSGFENCCEDGNGKTHWYVLHAEANAILKLAGSTQSAKGSTLYLTLSPCKECSKLILQAGIEKLVYIDAYSDDEGIAFLRNHNIEIIQVSEDDLN; encoded by the coding sequence ATGAAGATGTACAGTAAGTTTGATAAAGCTTATCTAAAAATGGCTCAGGAATGGGCAAAACTATCTTACTGTAAAAGAAAACAGGTAGGAGCAATCATTGTGAAAGACAGAATGATCATTTCGGATGGCTACAACGGTACACCATCAGGATTTGAAAACTGCTGCGAAGACGGGAACGGGAAAACGCACTGGTATGTTCTGCATGCCGAAGCCAATGCCATCCTTAAACTTGCAGGGTCTACACAATCTGCAAAGGGCTCTACACTTTATCTCACACTTTCGCCATGTAAAGAATGCAGCAAGCTGATTTTACAGGCCGGAATTGAGAAACTGGTGTACATCGACGCATACTCAGATGATGAGGGAATTGCGTTTTTAAGAAATCATAATATTGAAATAATACAGGTAAGTGAAGATGATTTAAATTAA
- a CDS encoding catalase — MDTKKLTTGSGAPYFEHQDSQTVGARGPVLLQDFILQENLAHFVRERIPERIVHAKGSGAYGKFTVTHDISKYTKAKLFSQVGNSCKMFARFSTVGGEKGSADTARDPRGFALKFYTEDGNWDLVGNNTPVFFIKDAKKFPDFIHTQKRVPKTNLKSATMMWDFWSLNPESLHQVLILMSDRGTPYGFRHMHGFGSHTFSMINAGNERTWVKFHLLTKQGIKNFSNEEAVKMAGENPDFAQEDLCNAIDNGDFPKWTMYIQTMTEAQANEFRWNPFDITKVWSHDDFPLIEVGEMELNEIPVNYFAHVEQSIFSPSNLINGISFSPDKMLQGRLFSYPDAHRYRVGVNAHHLEVNRCPFAVNNYQRDGFMADSSHYQDKPNYHPNSFDDIKPDSNYKNFEYELDSNHVANYNRNENDDDHYTQPGLLYTKAMKQEDRDKLIHNIIESMKGIDGPKKDEIINRQLCHFFRANIELGMKVASGLQVSIDANMMNHNK; from the coding sequence ATGGATACTAAAAAGTTAACCACAGGAAGTGGAGCTCCTTATTTCGAGCACCAGGATTCACAAACTGTAGGAGCAAGAGGTCCTGTTTTGCTTCAGGATTTTATTTTGCAGGAGAACCTTGCTCATTTCGTACGAGAAAGAATTCCTGAAAGAATTGTGCACGCCAAAGGCAGCGGTGCGTACGGAAAATTCACAGTGACTCACGATATTTCAAAATATACAAAAGCGAAACTTTTTTCTCAGGTTGGCAATTCATGTAAAATGTTTGCAAGATTTTCTACAGTAGGTGGTGAGAAAGGTAGTGCCGATACAGCAAGAGACCCAAGAGGTTTTGCCTTAAAATTTTATACTGAAGACGGCAACTGGGATCTGGTTGGAAACAATACACCCGTTTTCTTCATCAAAGATGCCAAAAAATTTCCGGATTTCATCCATACTCAAAAGAGAGTGCCTAAAACCAATCTGAAAAGTGCTACGATGATGTGGGACTTCTGGAGCTTAAATCCTGAATCTCTGCATCAGGTTTTAATTTTAATGTCAGACCGTGGTACACCCTACGGTTTCAGACACATGCACGGTTTTGGATCACATACTTTCTCAATGATTAATGCCGGCAACGAAAGAACATGGGTTAAATTCCATCTTCTTACAAAACAGGGAATTAAAAACTTCTCTAATGAAGAAGCGGTGAAAATGGCAGGCGAAAATCCTGATTTTGCTCAGGAAGATCTTTGTAATGCAATTGACAACGGCGATTTCCCGAAATGGACGATGTATATTCAAACGATGACCGAAGCTCAGGCCAACGAGTTCCGCTGGAATCCTTTCGACATCACAAAAGTTTGGTCACATGACGATTTCCCTCTAATTGAAGTCGGAGAAATGGAATTAAATGAAATTCCTGTCAATTATTTTGCCCACGTTGAACAGTCAATATTCTCACCAAGTAATTTAATAAACGGAATCAGTTTCTCACCTGACAAAATGCTTCAGGGAAGACTTTTCTCTTATCCTGATGCCCACCGTTACAGAGTTGGGGTAAATGCACATCATCTTGAAGTCAACCGTTGTCCGTTTGCCGTAAACAATTACCAGCGCGACGGTTTTATGGCAGATTCAAGTCATTATCAGGACAAACCGAATTATCATCCCAACAGTTTCGATGACATCAAACCAGATTCAAACTATAAAAACTTTGAGTACGAACTGGACAGCAATCACGTTGCGAATTACAACCGAAACGAAAATGATGATGATCACTACACTCAGCCCGGCTTACTTTACACCAAAGCAATGAAGCAGGAAGACCGTGACAAACTCATTCATAATATCATCGAAAGCATGAAAGGAATCGATGGACCGAAGAAAGACGAGATCATCAACAGGCAGTTATGTCACTTTTTCAGAGCCAATATTGAGCTCGGAATGAAGGTAGCATCGGGACTTCAGGTAAGCATTGATGCCAACATGATGAATCACAATAAATAG
- a CDS encoding serine hydrolase domain-containing protein has product MRKFKLLLAATVFLLNISCKNKSEKKEAQAYSSELPNYGNVNLDEVFSKEDSYLSGKDATIQYIKGYYDKVWDRGNLSGGILVAKGDEILFEGYRGFAREGNQNPINKDTPLHVASVSKTMTAMAVLKLIEAGKLKLTDHLTDHFPGFPYPNVTIQTLLDQRSGLPKYEYFIDKIKPAPAELSKNYITNQDVLNMLIKYKPELARDTDTGFMYCNTNYALLALIIEKVTKTPFPKAMKEMVFAPLKMQHSYIFEEKDIPTASQSFYFGGNRLYPLDRLDLIYGDKNVYTTPRDLYNFSKALFSKDFLKPELKNMIFEPYSNEKAGQNNYGLGFRMKIFDNGEKLTYHNGWWHGTNSVFAHLLKSKVTIVAIGNKYSGRVYTALALAGLFEDFPPQKDKLHHIMNENQDSLKNGTEILGE; this is encoded by the coding sequence ATGAGGAAGTTTAAATTGCTACTGGCGGCAACCGTCTTTTTGTTGAATATTTCATGTAAAAATAAATCCGAAAAGAAGGAGGCACAGGCATACTCTTCCGAACTTCCCAATTATGGAAATGTCAATTTAGATGAGGTTTTCAGCAAAGAAGATTCTTACCTTTCCGGTAAAGATGCTACGATTCAATACATCAAAGGATATTACGACAAGGTTTGGGACAGAGGCAACCTGAGTGGTGGAATTCTGGTCGCCAAAGGTGATGAAATTCTCTTCGAAGGCTACAGAGGTTTTGCAAGAGAAGGAAATCAGAATCCCATCAATAAAGATACTCCGCTTCATGTGGCTTCTGTTTCAAAAACCATGACGGCGATGGCGGTTTTAAAATTAATTGAAGCCGGAAAACTAAAGCTGACGGATCATTTAACAGATCATTTCCCCGGTTTCCCTTACCCCAATGTGACCATACAAACATTGCTGGATCAAAGAAGCGGGCTTCCCAAATACGAATATTTCATCGATAAAATTAAACCTGCACCCGCAGAGCTTTCCAAAAATTACATCACGAATCAGGATGTGCTCAACATGCTCATAAAATACAAACCCGAGCTGGCAAGAGATACCGACACCGGATTTATGTATTGCAATACCAACTACGCACTTTTGGCTTTGATCATTGAGAAAGTGACCAAAACTCCTTTCCCGAAAGCGATGAAAGAAATGGTTTTCGCACCTTTAAAAATGCAGCATTCCTATATTTTTGAGGAAAAAGATATTCCTACCGCTTCACAATCTTTCTATTTTGGCGGAAACAGGCTGTATCCTTTGGACCGTCTGGATCTCATTTATGGAGATAAAAATGTCTACACCACGCCGAGAGATCTTTATAATTTTTCAAAAGCATTATTCTCAAAAGATTTCCTTAAACCTGAATTGAAAAACATGATTTTTGAACCGTACAGCAACGAAAAGGCCGGACAGAATAATTACGGTTTAGGTTTCAGAATGAAAATTTTTGATAACGGTGAAAAACTGACCTACCACAACGGCTGGTGGCACGGAACAAACTCAGTTTTTGCCCATTTACTGAAATCCAAAGTAACGATTGTCGCTATCGGAAATAAGTATTCTGGAAGAGTGTATACTGCGCTCGCTTTAGCTGGTCTTTTCGAAGATTTTCCACCTCAGAAAGACAAGCTGCACCACATAATGAATGAAAATCAGGACTCTCTGAAAAATGGAACTGAAATTTTAGGAGAATAA
- a CDS encoding 2-hydroxyacid dehydrogenase — MRILLLDKNHPLITEQLLAKNCILEEDFTSSYDEVCAKIKNYDGVIIRSRIPLDKNFLEHGKNLKFIARVGAGMENIDIPVAEKLGIQLINSPEGNRDSVAEHVVGMLLILMNRLFIASTEVKKGIWLREENRGDELLGKTVGLIGYGNMGKATAKRLSGFGCKVIFHDILPNLSDEFATQVSLKELKERAEVLSLHIPLNNETHYLIDENFIAEMRNSFYFVNTARGKNVETKYLVEALKSGKVKGACLDVLEYEKASFEKLESENDDLDYLLNSEKAIVTPHIAGWTHQSKEKLAQVIVDKIVAEFIN, encoded by the coding sequence ATGAGAATCTTACTTTTAGACAAAAACCATCCCCTGATTACCGAGCAGCTTTTAGCCAAAAACTGTATTCTCGAAGAAGATTTCACTTCTTCCTACGATGAGGTCTGTGCTAAAATTAAAAACTACGACGGGGTCATTATCCGCAGCAGAATTCCTTTGGATAAAAACTTTCTTGAGCACGGTAAAAATCTCAAATTCATCGCAAGAGTAGGAGCGGGGATGGAAAATATTGATATTCCTGTTGCTGAAAAACTGGGAATTCAACTCATTAACTCACCCGAAGGGAACCGTGATTCTGTTGCCGAGCATGTGGTTGGAATGCTGTTGATTTTAATGAACCGCCTTTTCATCGCCTCCACCGAAGTGAAAAAAGGAATCTGGCTGCGTGAAGAAAACCGTGGCGACGAACTGCTTGGTAAAACCGTGGGATTAATTGGCTATGGAAATATGGGGAAAGCCACTGCCAAAAGACTTTCAGGGTTTGGCTGTAAGGTAATCTTTCATGATATTCTTCCCAATCTTTCAGATGAGTTTGCCACTCAAGTCAGTCTGAAAGAACTGAAAGAAAGAGCTGAGGTGTTGAGTCTTCACATTCCTTTAAATAACGAAACGCATTATTTGATTGATGAAAACTTCATTGCAGAAATGCGAAACAGTTTTTATTTTGTCAATACAGCCAGAGGTAAAAACGTTGAAACGAAATATTTAGTTGAAGCTTTAAAATCAGGTAAAGTAAAAGGTGCCTGCCTCGATGTTTTGGAATACGAAAAGGCTTCTTTTGAAAAATTAGAATCTGAAAATGATGATTTAGATTACCTTTTAAACTCTGAAAAAGCCATCGTAACGCCTCACATTGCCGGATGGACGCACCAAAGCAAGGAAAAGCTGGCGCAGGTGATTGTGGATAAGATTGTGGCTGAGTTTATAAATTGA
- a CDS encoding NUDIX hydrolase: MKNLTFCPGCGNETLIWDQEKKWSCKNCSFVLYNNVAGAVAVVIRCGDEIFLTKRNQDPKKGKLDMAGGFIDPKESAENTCKRELYEELKLNIDVSKLKYLASLPNVYQYKEIDYNTIDLFFEYSVTEKFAVDLEISEISDTVWIPLNEINPDDIAFDSQKKFLETYIKNF; encoded by the coding sequence ATGAAAAATCTAACTTTCTGCCCAGGTTGTGGCAACGAAACACTTATCTGGGATCAGGAAAAAAAATGGAGCTGCAAAAACTGCAGCTTCGTTCTTTACAATAATGTAGCAGGTGCCGTTGCGGTCGTAATCCGTTGTGGCGATGAAATATTTCTTACCAAAAGAAATCAGGATCCAAAGAAAGGAAAACTGGACATGGCCGGCGGATTTATCGACCCTAAAGAATCTGCCGAAAACACATGCAAAAGAGAATTGTACGAGGAACTGAAACTCAATATCGATGTTTCAAAACTAAAATATCTGGCGAGTCTTCCAAACGTTTATCAATACAAAGAAATTGACTACAACACAATTGATCTTTTCTTTGAATACAGTGTAACCGAAAAGTTTGCCGTAGATCTTGAAATCTCTGAAATTTCTGACACAGTATGGATTCCTTTAAATGAAATCAATCCCGATGATATCGCTTTTGATTCTCAGAAAAAGTTTCTTGAAACGTACATCAAAAACTTTTAA
- a CDS encoding acyl-CoA thioesterase, which yields MAKIKKASESLTVMTNIVLPNDTNQLRNLFGGELLARMDRCASISATRHCERRVVTASVNHVSFDHPIPEGGIVVMESKVSRAFSTSMEIYVDVWLDDPINHKKIQTNKGIYTFVAVDEFNRPIPIPDMEPETEIEIERHAAALRRKELSLILSGRMKPTDSVELKKLFSGEIES from the coding sequence ATGGCAAAAATAAAAAAAGCGTCAGAATCTCTTACGGTGATGACGAATATCGTTCTTCCTAACGACACCAACCAACTGAGAAACCTTTTCGGTGGTGAATTATTGGCAAGAATGGACAGATGTGCATCCATCTCCGCAACAAGACACTGCGAAAGAAGAGTAGTAACGGCATCTGTAAATCACGTTTCTTTCGACCATCCAATTCCAGAAGGCGGAATTGTGGTCATGGAATCTAAAGTTTCCCGCGCATTCTCAACTTCAATGGAAATTTATGTGGATGTTTGGTTGGATGATCCGATTAATCACAAAAAAATTCAAACCAACAAAGGGATTTACACTTTTGTGGCAGTGGATGAATTCAACAGACCCATCCCAATTCCGGACATGGAACCTGAAACCGAAATTGAAATAGAAAGACACGCTGCCGCTTTGCGAAGAAAAGAGCTTTCGCTGATTCTTTCAGGAAGAATGAAACCAACAGATTCTGTGGAACTGAAGAAATTGTTTTCTGGAGAAATCGAATCATAA
- the xerD gene encoding site-specific tyrosine recombinase XerD, with the protein MTWEEKIKDFEIFLRFERNFSENTLDAYVRDIKKLKDYSEESLENTGPDRISYENLQEYIFRLSKQKFSERSQARWISSIKAFFRYLLEDEVRDDNPSALLEGPKLGLYLPDTLSLTDINKIIEAIEISSKTGKRNHCIIEVLYGCGLRVSELIDIKISNINFKENYIKINGKGDKTRFVPLAHYTADLIKDYIHEVRSEYKVAKKHEDTLFLNSRGTSMSRVIVFLIIKELTDKAGVSKKISPHTFRHSFATHLLQNGADLRFIQEMLGHSSITTTEVYTHLKNEELRDVILNYHPRNANIAQ; encoded by the coding sequence ATGACTTGGGAAGAAAAAATTAAGGATTTTGAAATATTTCTTCGTTTTGAAAGAAATTTTTCAGAAAACACACTCGACGCCTACGTACGCGACATCAAAAAACTAAAAGATTATTCTGAAGAATCTTTGGAAAATACGGGACCTGACAGAATCAGCTATGAAAATCTGCAGGAATATATTTTCAGACTCAGCAAACAGAAATTCAGCGAAAGATCACAGGCAAGATGGATCTCATCGATAAAAGCATTTTTCAGATATTTACTGGAAGATGAAGTGAGAGATGACAACCCTTCCGCTTTACTTGAAGGCCCAAAACTGGGACTTTATCTGCCTGACACTTTAAGTCTTACAGACATCAATAAAATTATCGAGGCAATTGAAATTTCTTCCAAAACAGGGAAAAGAAATCACTGCATTATTGAAGTACTGTACGGATGCGGACTTCGTGTATCTGAACTGATTGATATTAAAATTTCCAATATCAATTTTAAAGAAAACTACATTAAAATAAATGGTAAGGGAGACAAAACGAGATTCGTCCCGTTGGCTCATTACACTGCAGATCTTATCAAAGATTATATTCACGAAGTAAGATCTGAATATAAAGTAGCTAAAAAACATGAAGACACGCTGTTTCTGAACAGCCGCGGTACTTCAATGTCGAGAGTAATTGTATTTTTAATTATTAAAGAACTGACAGATAAAGCGGGAGTGAGCAAGAAAATTTCACCGCATACTTTCAGGCATTCTTTTGCTACACATTTGCTTCAGAATGGTGCTGATCTCAGGTTTATTCAGGAAATGCTGGGACATTCAAGCATCACGACTACTGAAGTGTATACGCATTTGAAAAATGAAGAATTGAGGGATGTAATTTTGAATTATCACCCGAGAAATGCTAATATTGCACAATGA
- a CDS encoding heme-binding domain-containing protein has protein sequence MKTAKKVFFWILVGFALIQFIPIDKVNKPVDQKLNFVTVQNTPAEVAVLIKNACYDCHSDETVYPKYAQIAPVSWSIKSHVNDGRRHLNFSVWKSYNSDLKKSMLQKSVQTIQNKTMPLPGYSVYHDEANLTPAQQTILKNYFESVLKAGKF, from the coding sequence ATGAAAACAGCTAAAAAAGTATTCTTTTGGATTTTGGTAGGTTTTGCTCTGATTCAGTTTATTCCGATCGATAAGGTTAATAAACCGGTAGATCAAAAGCTTAATTTTGTGACTGTGCAAAACACACCTGCTGAAGTGGCTGTGCTGATAAAAAATGCCTGCTACGACTGTCATTCAGATGAAACAGTTTACCCAAAATATGCACAGATTGCGCCTGTTTCATGGTCAATAAAATCTCACGTGAACGACGGCAGAAGACATCTCAATTTTTCAGTCTGGAAATCTTATAATTCCGACCTTAAAAAAAGTATGTTGCAAAAATCCGTTCAAACCATTCAAAACAAAACCATGCCCCTTCCGGGATACAGTGTTTATCATGATGAAGCCAACCTTACACCAGCACAGCAGACAATACTCAAAAATTATTTTGAGTCTGTTTTAAAAGCCGGTAAGTTTTAA
- a CDS encoding enoyl-CoA hydratase-related protein has product MTFENIIVDREDKISVITINRPASLNALNAKTIQELSEAFDSLDKDADVRVIIITGSGEKSFVAGADIKEFTDFRQKEAEELARNGHNSLFNKIENLSKPVIAAVNGFALGGGLELAMACHIRYASENAKLGLPEVTLGLIPGYGGTQRLPKLVGKGLANEMIFSAKMITAQRAKEIGLVNEVYTIEELLNKTKELAKTIANNSPMAIAKAISAVNLSDTDRGFDTEIQYFGEVFELDDKKEGVAAFLEKRKPNF; this is encoded by the coding sequence ATGACGTTCGAAAACATTATTGTAGACAGAGAAGATAAAATTTCAGTAATTACAATCAACAGACCCGCGAGCCTTAACGCCCTGAATGCCAAGACAATTCAGGAACTAAGTGAGGCATTTGACAGTCTTGACAAAGATGCTGATGTACGCGTAATTATTATTACAGGAAGTGGTGAAAAGTCTTTTGTAGCTGGAGCTGACATTAAAGAATTCACAGATTTTAGACAAAAAGAAGCAGAAGAATTAGCGAGAAACGGTCACAATTCTCTTTTCAATAAAATCGAAAACCTTTCAAAACCTGTAATCGCTGCGGTGAATGGTTTTGCACTCGGAGGTGGCTTGGAACTTGCAATGGCCTGCCACATCAGATATGCATCAGAAAATGCAAAACTTGGGCTGCCTGAGGTGACTTTAGGTTTAATTCCCGGTTATGGAGGAACGCAGAGACTTCCGAAACTGGTAGGAAAAGGTCTGGCTAACGAAATGATCTTTTCAGCGAAAATGATCACGGCGCAGAGAGCCAAAGAAATCGGCCTTGTGAATGAGGTTTACACAATAGAAGAATTATTAAATAAAACGAAAGAACTTGCAAAAACTATTGCCAACAACTCGCCAATGGCGATTGCAAAAGCGATAAGTGCGGTAAATCTTTCAGATACAGACAGAGGATTTGATACCGAAATTCAATATTTCGGAGAGGTTTTTGAGTTGGACGACAAAAAAGAAGGGGTAGCTGCCTTTCTTGAAAAAAGAAAACCCAACTTTTAA
- a CDS encoding HU domain-containing protein — MNISAYILEYLKKHGSVTVAGFGVFYLENSKAKLDPENGSILPPSSQIAFKVDYLAESDELINYIASQKGITFEAAKNELQIQTDFWKKKLQADHSLEIQNFGQIEQGDNGIAFFGKRLASDHPDFYGLEEIRFSDISDGEKLIEASTKEKDYQFSKSILWIFLIAIPVAGLIYLGITQKELIFGNKSFDSLSAQTKTRRIEKTVPTKLDSAQLKISDSIKRAAFKADSLKIDSIRKDSVRKHTPRKWYPKKRKSKWQK; from the coding sequence ATGAATATTTCAGCATACATTTTAGAATATCTGAAGAAGCACGGAAGCGTTACCGTAGCGGGATTTGGCGTTTTTTACCTCGAAAATTCCAAGGCAAAACTAGATCCTGAAAACGGCAGCATCCTTCCGCCATCCAGCCAGATTGCTTTTAAAGTAGATTATCTGGCGGAGTCTGATGAGCTTATCAATTATATTGCCTCCCAAAAAGGAATTACTTTTGAGGCAGCAAAAAACGAACTCCAGATTCAGACTGATTTCTGGAAGAAAAAACTTCAGGCAGACCATTCTCTTGAAATCCAAAACTTCGGACAGATCGAGCAGGGCGACAACGGGATTGCGTTTTTCGGTAAAAGATTAGCCTCAGATCATCCGGATTTTTATGGTTTGGAAGAGATCCGTTTTTCAGATATCAGCGATGGTGAAAAATTAATTGAAGCCAGCACAAAAGAAAAAGATTATCAATTCAGCAAATCTATTCTGTGGATTTTCCTTATCGCAATTCCTGTTGCAGGATTGATTTATCTGGGAATTACACAAAAGGAACTGATCTTCGGTAATAAATCTTTCGACAGTCTTTCCGCACAGACCAAAACCCGAAGAATAGAAAAAACAGTTCCCACAAAACTGGATTCCGCTCAACTGAAAATCTCGGATTCTATTAAAAGAGCCGCTTTCAAAGCAGATTCTCTGAAAATAGATTCTATCAGAAAGGACTCTGTCCGCAAACATACACCAAGAAAATGGTATCCTAAAAAAAGAAAATCTAAATGGCAAAAATAA
- a CDS encoding Ig-like domain-containing protein, with product MKRIFLFLTVLFLLHSCARVGSPIGGSKDTLAPNVIGSNIDTTRVNVSRNIKELRIDFDEYITLKDINKNLIISPPIKSIKRILPSNIANTSLLIQWTDTLQANTTYNFNFGNSIADNNESNILRYYNFAFSTGEKLDDLYISGEVKDGMAIRKTATSENKKVVGLYKVSDTINYREKPYYISRVDDDGYYELNYLSPGRYKIIAFEDENTNSVYDPGKEKIAFQKEEVVIEKSISGLNLRMYPSKKPVKYLEMKEMPGGILMTFEGNPDSVKVNPLSEKMKDFKITHKPKSDTVKIWFDAVKNEIGQGITENLKFTYDAGVIKDSLFNASLFYKYNTKNKMSVENGIGGNLLAPKSDFKIISNYIVDKIQPEKWTLKSDSISQNFTARISETNPYEILINSDFKEGKKYSLTVPKTTVLSYYEKNADSKRFDFEADKIENYGSLTFKLVNAPATSYWIQLLDSGEKVTYSKYTSGSEVKFDIVKPGEYIVRILVDNNGNKFWDPADFRNETFAEDAYAYYKLALSRPLWDSIENWDLKDTKTLDLEAIKPAAPVEKEQTVNPLNRTGTGGRLQNDTNLNLQDRR from the coding sequence ATGAAAAGAATTTTTTTATTTTTAACGGTGCTTTTTCTGTTGCATTCCTGTGCAAGAGTGGGCTCGCCAATCGGTGGTTCTAAAGATACATTGGCGCCGAACGTTATCGGTTCAAATATCGATACGACAAGAGTTAATGTTTCAAGAAATATTAAAGAATTAAGGATAGATTTTGATGAATACATCACGCTGAAAGACATCAATAAAAATCTGATTATCTCTCCGCCCATCAAAAGTATCAAGAGAATTCTGCCTTCCAATATTGCCAATACATCGCTTCTGATTCAGTGGACAGATACTTTACAGGCCAATACCACCTACAATTTCAACTTCGGAAACTCCATTGCAGATAACAACGAATCCAATATTCTAAGGTACTACAATTTCGCTTTCTCAACAGGCGAAAAGCTGGATGATCTCTACATTTCCGGTGAAGTGAAAGATGGAATGGCCATCAGGAAAACGGCCACTTCTGAAAACAAAAAAGTAGTGGGTCTGTATAAAGTTTCAGACACCATAAACTACCGCGAAAAACCTTACTACATTTCAAGAGTAGACGATGATGGCTATTACGAACTGAATTATCTCTCTCCCGGCAGATACAAAATCATCGCCTTTGAAGATGAAAACACCAATTCTGTCTATGATCCCGGAAAGGAGAAAATTGCTTTCCAGAAAGAAGAAGTTGTTATAGAGAAATCTATTTCAGGTTTAAATTTAAGAATGTATCCTTCCAAAAAGCCTGTGAAATATCTTGAAATGAAAGAAATGCCGGGCGGAATTCTGATGACTTTTGAAGGCAATCCGGATTCGGTAAAAGTAAACCCGCTGAGCGAAAAAATGAAAGATTTCAAAATAACCCACAAGCCAAAATCTGATACGGTAAAAATCTGGTTTGATGCCGTAAAAAATGAAATCGGGCAGGGAATTACAGAAAATCTGAAGTTTACCTATGATGCGGGTGTGATTAAAGATTCGCTTTTTAACGCATCGCTTTTCTACAAGTATAATACGAAGAATAAAATGTCTGTGGAAAACGGTATCGGTGGTAATCTACTGGCTCCAAAATCAGATTTTAAGATTATTTCCAATTATATTGTAGATAAAATTCAGCCTGAAAAGTGGACCTTGAAATCGGATAGTATTTCGCAGAATTTCACAGCCAGAATCTCCGAAACCAATCCTTATGAAATTCTGATTAATTCTGATTTTAAAGAAGGTAAAAAATATTCTCTTACCGTTCCTAAAACCACTGTTTTATCGTATTATGAGAAAAATGCAGATTCAAAAAGGTTTGACTTTGAAGCAGATAAAATAGAAAACTACGGAAGTCTGACCTTTAAACTTGTCAATGCTCCGGCAACCAGCTACTGGATTCAGCTCTTAGATTCCGGTGAAAAAGTTACATACTCGAAATACACATCAGGCTCTGAAGTCAAGTTTGATATTGTGAAACCCGGCGAATACATCGTAAGAATTCTGGTAGATAACAACGGAAATAAATTCTGGGATCCTGCTGATTTTAGGAATGAAACGTTTGCCGAAGATGCCTATGCTTATTACAAACTGGCTCTTTCACGTCCGCTTTGGGATTCCATTGAAAACTGGGATTTGAAAGATACAAAGACATTGGATTTAGAAGCGATAAAACCGGCAGCTCCAGTGGAAAAAGAACAGACGGTTAATCCGCTGAACCGTACCGGTACCGGAGGACGTTTGCAGAATGATACTAACCTGAATCTTCAAGACAGAAGATAA